The Flavobacterium sp. K5-23 genome segment TTAGGATTAATCTCTATCACTCTATTGTAATGTTTCTCAGCTTCAACACTATTTTTAGCATTCCCACTAATAACACCTAAATTAAAAATTAAATCCGCATCATTAGGATTTTTTTCTAAAACTTCAGCAATAAGTTTTTTATAAGTAACAAAGTCTTTTGTCTCTAAGTATAAATTTGCTTCAGTTAATATTAACGAAGTATCCTCAGGATTAGCAGTTCTAGCCTCTGAAATTGCTTTTTTCGCTTCTTCTGTCTTACCTTTTTGAACTAAAATCAAAGCTATATTTTTAAATATCTCACCTCTTTTTGAAGGAATAGCTTCAGTTCTTGGTTTTTCATGAGTTCCAAGTTTAACCATTTTATCTCTCTCTTGCAGCGTATTAAAAAGATCTTCTTCAGAAGTTAATTTATTGACTGCAAAATAGCTTGTTCCTTTTCCAGAATAGTTTAAATTTTTCAACTCATCATACAACTTAAGTGCCGCATCATATTCTTGAGCATTAACATAAGTAGACGCAGCATAATATAAATTTAGAGTGTCTTTTTTATCTAATAGATAAGCATCATGCAATTTTTTTGCACTTCCTGAAAATTTATCAACTTTAGAGTCAGCAATAGCTCCGTTAATCAATTTATATTTTATTGAAGTAATTGAAGTGGCAGCCTCAGTTGAGTATTTAGACTTTCCAGAAGCTTTTTCAGCCTCAATTAAATCTTGAAAAGCACTTGCCGCAAGAGATAAATTTTTATCTGTTTCAATGTTTTTATTTGCTAAATCTAAAAAAGCGTTCCCTTTTACAAAGAAAAATTGTGCTTTCTCAGAATCAGATGCGTTTGAAATAAGGGATTCAGCTCCTTGTAAAATAGTTATAGCTTCTTGAGCGTTTCCTTTTTTAAATGCCTTTTCTGCAGCTTTAATTTCATCTTTTTGCGCAAAAGTAGCTACTGACATCAATAATGCCGACGATAGTATTACATTTTTAATCTTCATGGTATTTACAATTATGTTTAAATTTATTTTAATTACTAATATTGTTAAGCTTCGTCATCAGAATCATCCTCATCAGAATCATCTTCAATTTCTTCTTCTTCAGAATCATCTTCATCATCATCGTCTTCTCCGCCTTCATCTTCTAAGACTTCTAAAACTGGCTTTACACGCTCAATTGTTTCAGATGCTATTACATTTCCATCTTCATCAACTTCTACTTCTTCCTCTGCGTCATCCTTCATAACTTTAGTAACCGCAGCAATAGAATCTTTCCCTTTTATATTGATAAGTTTAACACCTTGAGTAGCACGTCCCATAACTCTCAAGTCTTCTACAGCCATTCTAATTGTTAATCCTGACTTGTTAATGATCATTAAATCATCAGCATCTGTAACGGCATTTATAGAAATTAAACTACCTGTTTTTTCAGTAATATTTAAGGTTTTAACCCCTTTACCTCCACGGTTTGTAATTCTATATTCATCTAAGCTTGAGCGCTTTCCATAACCGTTTTCGGCAACGACAAGGATCTCACTATTCATATCATTAACAGTAACCATGCCAATTACTTCATCCGTATCATCTTTTAAAGTAATTCCGCGTACACCAGAAGCTGTTCTTCCCATAGGACGAGTCTTGGTTTCTTCAAATCGAACTAACTTACCAGATTTAACAGCTAATATAATTTGGCTTTCACCATTAGTCAATTTAGCTTCTAATAATTCATCGCCTTCCTTAATTGTAATTGCAGCAACTCCATTTACTCTAGGTTTAGAATACTTCTCTAAAGATGTTTTCTTAACCTGACCTTTTTTAGTCACCATAATCAAATTATGGCTATTGATATAATCCTTGTCTTTTAAATCCTGAGTACAAATAAAAGCTTTCACTTTATCATCACTTTCAATATTTACAAGATTTTGAATCGCCCTACCTTTAGCAGTTTTACTTCCTTCTGGTATTTCAAATACACGCATCCAGAAACATTTTCCTTTTTGGGTAAAGAACATCATATATTGATGATTTGTAGCGACAAACATGTGCTCTAAGAAATCTTGATCTCTTGTACCAGCACTTTTTTGACCTACTCCTCCTCTATTTTGAGTTTTATATTCCGTTAAGTTGGTACGTTTAATATAACCTGCATGAGAAATTGTAATTACCACATTCTCATCTGCAATTAAATCTTCGATACTTACATCTCCACCGGAATATTCTATTTTCGAGCGACGTTCGTCACCGTATTTATCACGAATTTCAACAAGCTCTTCTTTTATCAAAGCAATTCTTAGATTTACATCAGCTAATAAAGCTCTTAAATGCTCTATTAACTTCATAATTTCGTCATATTCACTTCTCAACTTATCTTGTTCAAGTCCAGTTAATTGACGTAAACGCATTTCTACAATAGCACGAGATTGAATGTCAGATAAATTAAATCTTTCAATTAATTTATCCCTTGCCTCTTCTGTACTTTTTGAAGCTTTGATTAAAGCAATTACTTCGTCAATATTATCTGAAGCAATTATCAAACCTTCTAATATATGAGCTCTTGCTTCCGCTTTTTTCAATTCAAATTGCGTTCTGCGAGTCACCACATCGTGTCTGTGTTCAATAAAATAGTGAATTAGATCTTTCAAATTTAACATTTGAGGACGACCTTTTACAATTGCAATATTATTTACACTAAAAGAAGATTGTAGCTGAGTATACTTATATAAGGTATTTAATACCACATTAGGCGTTGCATCGCGTTTCAAAATATAAACGATACGCATACCGTTTCTATCTGATTCATCACGTATGTTTGCAATACCTTCAATTTTTTTATCGTTAACCAAATCAGCAGTACGCTTAATCATATCAGCCTTATTGACTTGGTATGGAATTTCAGTTACGATGATACATTCTCTACCATCCACTTCTTCAAAACCAACTTTGGCACGCATTACAATTCTACCTCTACCGGTTTTAAATGCTTCACGAACTCCTTCGTACCCATATATTATTCCTCCAGTAGGGAAATCTGGAGCTTTGATATGAGTCATTAATTCATCAATCTCGATATCGTTATTGTCCATAAACGCTAACGTACCGTTGATTACCTCAGTTAAGTTGTGAGGTGGCATATTCGTTGCCATACCTACTGCAATTCCTGTTGCACCATTAATTAATAAGGTAGGAACACGAGTGGGCATAACCGTTGGCTCTTCTAGAGTATCATCAAAATTCAATTTAAAATCAACCGTTTCTTTATCTATATCAGCCAAAATTTCTTCAGAAATTTTACGCATTCTAGCCTCAGTATAACGCATCGCTGCTGGACTATCTCCATCAACCGATCCAAAGTTACCTTGACCATCAATCAATAAATAACGCATACTCCATTCTTGAGCCATACGAACCATGGCGTCATAAACAGAAGTATCTCCGTGTGGGTGATACTTACCTAAAACTTCTCCGACAATTCTTGCAGACTTTTTGTGAGCAGATCTTGAGTTAACCCCCAAATCATGCATTCCAAACAATACTCTTCGATGTACTGGTTTCAAGCCATCTCTAACATCTGGAAGTGCTCTTGATACAATTACCGACATCGAATAATCGATATAGGCTGTTTTCATTTCATCTTCTATGTTAATAGGAATTAACTTTTCTCCTTCAGACATAAGTTGTTATATTAAATAATTATATTAGTTTCAAAACATGCCAATATACGTATTTTTGAAATTTTTAAAAGCTTTTCTCTCTACTTATTTCAATGATTTATTAACAAATCAATATTCAGTTATATTAGACAATTTAAGTTGCTTTTTTCTTTTATAGTATTGTTTTTTTTTGTCTATTAGCTGACAGTAGTTCTTTAAGGAACGGTTTTTGTTTTTAAATTACTATTCACTAAATTTACATTAGCAAATATATATTATGGATGATAATTTTTCACCAAGAGTAAAAGATGTAATTACCTATAGCAAGGAAGAAGCTTTGCGACTGGGGCATGACTTCATTGGGACTGAACACCTGATGCTAGGTATTTTAAGAGATGGAAACGGTAAGGCAATACAAATACTGAACAATCTATCTGTAGATCTAGATCATTTACGTAGAAAGGTTGAAATTCTAAGCCCCGCCAATCACGGTGTTGAATTAAATACCGAAAAGAAAAACCTTCATCTTACACGCCAAGCAGAAAGAGCACTGAAAACCACTTTTCTAGAAGCAAAAGTTTTTCAAAGTACCTCAATTAGCACTGCACATTTATTATTGTGCATTTTAAGAAACGAGAACGATCCAACAACCAAGCTATTGAATAAACTTAAAATTGATTATGACGTAGCTAAAGAACAATATATAAATATGACTCCAAGCGAAGAAGAATTCTTAGAAAACTTACCAAGAGCATCAGACTCTTACAACGATGACCCAGGACAAGATGACAGTCTTAAAGAGGGTAATTTTAACAATCCGGCTAATAAATCAAATAAAAAATCTAAAACTCCTGTTTTGGATAATTTTGGTAGAGATTTAACTGAAATGGCCGAAGAAGGAAAATTAGATCCAGTTGTGGGACGAGAAAAAGAAATTGAACGTGTTTGTCAAATCTTAAGCCGTCGTAAAAAGAACAACCCGCTCCTTATAGGAGAACCAGGAGTTGGAAAATCAGCTATTGCCGAAGGTTTAGCTTTACGAATTGTACAAAAAAAGGTTTCTAGAATCTTATTTAACAAGCGTGTTGTGACTTTAGATTTAGCCAGTCTCGTTGCCGGAACTAAATATAGAGGACAGTTTGAAGAACGTATGAAAGCAGTAATGAATGAATTAGAAAAAAATGATGATATCATTCTTTTCATTGATGAAATTCATACAATCGTTGGTGCTGGTGGAGCTACTGGTTCTCTTGATGCTTCAAATATGTTTAAACCCGCTTTATCACGAGGTGAAATCCAATGTATTGGAGCCACTACTCTTGATGAATACAGACAATACATCGAAAAAGATGGAGCTTTAGAAAGACGTTTTCAAAAGATTATTGTTGAACCAACATCTGTTGACGAAACGATTACCATTTTGAATAACATCAAAAACAAATACGAAGATCATCACAATGTTACCTATACCGATGAAGCAATTGAAGCTTGTGTTAAATTAACTAACAGATATATGTCTGAGCGTTTTTTACCTGACAAGGCTATCGATGCTTTGGATGAAGCAGGTTCACGTGTACACATCACCAATATCGAAGTTCCAAAACAAATTTTGGATTTAGAGCGTCAACTGGAAGACATTCGTGAATTGAAAAACGTAGTTGTTAAAAAGCAAAAATATGAAGAAGCCGCAAAACTTCGCGATGATGAGAAACGTATCGAAAAAGATTTAGCAATTGCCCAGGAACAATGGGAAGAAGATGCTAAAAGCAATCGCATCCAAGTTACAGAAGATAACGTTGCCGATGTTGTTTCTATGATGACTGGAATTCCAGTAAATCGTATTGCACAAACGGAAAGCAATAAATTAGCTCATTTACCCCAACTAATAGAAAATAAGGTTATTGGTCAAAAAGAAGCCGTTTTAAAAATTGCCCGTTCTATTCAAAGAAATCGCGCGGGATTGAAAGACCCCAACCGTCCTATTGGTTCCTTTATTTTCTTAGGTCAAACAGGTGTTGGTAAAACACAATTGGCCAAAGTATTAGCCAAAGAATTATTCGATTCAGAAGATGCTTTAGTTCGTATTGATATGAGTGAATATATGGAAAAATTTGCCATTTCAAGATTAGTTGGAGCGCCTCCAGGATACGTAGGTTACGAAGAAGGTGGCCAATTGACTGAGAAAGTACGTAGAAAACCATATTGCGTTGTACTATTGGATGAAATTGAAAAAGCACATCCTGATGTTTTCAACATGTTGTTACAAGTTCTAGATGACGGTTATTTAACTGATAGTTTAGGCCGAAAAATTGATTTCAAAAATACTATAATCATTATGACATCAAATGTTGGTGCCAGACAATTAAAAGATTTTGGTCAAGGTGTCGGTTTTGGAACTGCAGCCAAAGTTGCGCAAGCTGATGATAATTCGAAAAGTATTATTGAAAACGCATTAAAGAAAACTTTTGCTCCCGAATTTTTAAATAGAATTGATGATGTTATTGTATTTAATGCATTAGAAAAAGAACATATTGATTTGATTATCGAAATCGAATTGGAAAAACTTATTTTGAGAGTTTCTGATCTTGGGTACAAATTAAACCTATCTGACAAAGCCAAAGCATATATTGCAGAAAAAGGTTTTGACAAACAATTTGGCGCAAGACCATTAAAAAGAGCGATTCAAAAGTATGTTGAGGATACTCTTGCAGAAGAAATAATCACTTCTAAAATTAACATAGGTGATGAAATTTTTATGGATATTGAAGATGGCGCAAGCGAATTGAACGTTAATATCAAAAAAGCTGACGAAACAGCAAGTTAATACAATACCCCATTTACATCAAGATAACCCGTTACGTATTCAATTCATAACGGGTTTATTCTTGAAAACAATTCACACTATAATAAAAATAATTATATTTCACTTTTACAAACCGCTTAATCAAATATAAACATGACACAAAACAAAGTTATTTTAGGCAGCGAAGAATGGTGTTCTTTTCCAGAATTAGGAATTCCTATCATTAAAGCCCGTGTCGATTCGGGAGCAAAAACTTCTGCTCTACATGCTATAAATATTGCCCCTTTCATAAAAAACGAAGCTAATTGGGTTAAATTTGACATCAACCCAATTCAGAATAATTTAAAAACGATTATCCATTGCGAAGCACCACTAATAGACAAACGAATTGTAAAAAGTTCCAGTGGTTTTCGAGAGCAACGCTATGTTATTCAAACTAGTTTAAAAATTGGTGATTCCAATTGGCCAATCGAAATGACATTGACTAATCGAGATTCAATGGGATTCAGAATGCTTCTAGGAAGAGAAGCTATGAGTGGTAGAGTTCTTGTTGATCCTGAACAAAAATACCTCTTAGACCAGCCTACACCAGATGCAATAAAAGAGTTATATCTAAACTCAGAAAAAGCAAGTTCTGGCTTACGTATTGGACTACTTGCCAGCAACCCTAATTTATACAGCAATAAAAGAATCATGGAAGCTGGAGAAATGCGCGGACATGAAATGCATTTTTTGAATATCAAAGAATGCTATATGAAATTGGATGCTGAAACACCCGAAATCCATTATAGAGGTGGGATAATTCTAAACCAATTTGACGCCATTATTCCAAGAATACGACCAAGCATCACTTTTTACGGATGTGCATTAACGAGACAGTTTGAAGCTTTAAAAGTTTTTTGCCTGAACTCAGCAAGTGCTATTACACAATCACGTGATAAATTATATTCTTTACAATTACTTTTAAATAGCGGTATAGGCATCCCCACAACTGGTTTTGCTAATTCCCCTTTGGACACAAATGATTTAATAAAAATGGTAGGTGGATCTCCATTAATAATAAAATTATTAGAAGGAACTCAAGGAAAAGGAGTTGTATTAGCCGAAACTAAAAAAGCGGCAGAAAGCGTTATAAATGCTTTCAAAAGCTTGAATGCTAATATTCTTGTTCAGGAATTCATTAAAGAAGCTAATGGAAAAGACATCCGTTGTTTTGTAATAGACGGTAAAGTGGTTGCGTCCATTCAACGAGAAGCCATGCCAGGTGAATTCAGAGCTAACATCCATCTTGGAGGAACTGCATCAGTTATTAAAGCGACAAGTGAAGAAAAACGAATTGCTATAAAAGCGGCTAAAGCCATGGACTTAAAAGTGGCCGGTGTCGACATTATCCGTTCTTCGAAAGGACCTCTACTCCTAGAAGTAAACTCATCTCCGGGTCTAGAAGGAATTGAAGGAGCAACAAACAAAGATATTGCTGGTGAAATGATCAAAGCAATTGAAAAGAATTTTAAGTTGAAATAAAGAGAATATTATCTTTTAAATCTTTACCGACAAAACATAAAAAAACCATCCAAATTTTACTTTTGGATGGTTTTTTTTATCATTATTAATGAATATATTTATTAGATAAACACACTCAATATATAGTACAATAACGCTGCTAATAATGCTGAGATTGGAATAGTTAACACCCAAGCCCATAAAAGACTAACTGTAACTCCCCAACGTACCGCTGACACCCGTTTAGTCATGCCAACACCAATGATTGATCCTGTAATTGTATGTGTTGTACTCACCGGTATTTTTAAATGCTCTGTAAAATACAAAGTTAAAGCTCCAGCAGTTTCAGCTGCAACTCCTTCAAATGAAGTAACTTTTGTAATTTTAGATCCCATAGTTTTTACAATTTTCCATCCACCACTAAGTGTACCTGCAGCAATAGCAGAATAACATGCTAAAGGAATCCAACCTGGCATTTTACCCGCTATGTCATCTTTTGGTAAGACAACATCAAGCCAAGCCGGTAAACTTTCTTGAGCAACACCTGTAGTATGGATGTATACTGCAACTGCCGCTGCAATAATACCCATTACTTTTTGAGAATCATTTCCACCGTGACCTAAACTAAATGCTGCTGATGATAGTAACTGCATTTTTTTCAACCATGCTGTAGCTTGATTTAAATTTAAACTACTAAAAATAAGACAAAAAGTACTTACAGATAAAACAATAAAAGCAACTAGAAACCATTTGATATTATGAGACTCAAAAACAACACTCCAAAAAGGAGAGTCGAAACGCGGTTTCTCAATAACATCATAATATTTCATTTGGCTTTCAACAAACCAAATTGTAAGTGCCATTAATGACATGGTAAACAGCTTTGGGTAAATACTTTTCTTAGAAGAATGAAGCAACCAAAGTGATATCAAATAAGAAATCAATGCTCCTACCAATGGTGCCAATACAATAAAGGCTATGATTATCAATACACCAGACGGCATACCACCATCTTTTCCTTCTTTATACCAAGAAACAACACCAAAACCCGCATGAGCAATTGCTGCTCCTGCAAAACCACCAATTAGAGTATGGGATGAACTAGAAGGAATTCCTAACCACCAAGTTAGAAGATTCCAACAAATTGCTGCAATTACACCTGCAAGAATAACCACCAGATTAATATCCATGGTATGCGCTGTCTTTGCAACAGTATCTGCTACTCCAAAACCAAAAACCCAATAAGCTAAAAAATTAAAAAAAGCTGCCCAAAGTACCGCCTGAAAAGGAGATAACACTTTTGTGGCAACGACTGTAGCAATAGCATTAGCGGCATCATGAAAACCATTGATGTAATCAAAGATTAATGCCAGTACTATTATAACTAAAAGTAAAGTAAATTCCATATATAAATTTTCAGAAGATAACTGATTTGATTAAGAATGTTTTACGGCAATAGACTCTAAAACATTGGCCACACTCTTACATTTATCAGTTGCCGTTTCTAAAACTGACAATACCTCTTTGTATTTAATAATGACTTTTGCATCAGTTTCATTTTCGAATATTTCGAACAATGCTTTATTACAAACATTATCAGATTTATTTTCTAATTTACTAATTCTTGCACAAGCGTCAGTAATATTTTTAATGTTCTTGAAATTTTTCAATTCTTTAACCGCAACATCAATATTTTGACAAGCTTCAAGATTGATTTCAGTCAATTTTCTGATAGATTTTGTAATCTTGTCAACATGATACAATTTCATTCTACTTGCTGCACCATGAAGATTATCCGCAACATTATCAATCGACGTAATTAAAGCATGAATATCTTCTCTGTCAAATGGAGTAATGAAATTTCTACTCAACTCAAGATTCGTTTGACGAGTAATGTCTTCTCCTTTTTGTTCTAAAACATCAATTTTTTGAAAAAGAACTTCTCTTTCTTTTAACGGAAGGTTTACAGCTTCATGTAAATTTGAAGCTAATTCAATTAAATTACTTGATGCCTCTTCAAAAAGAGGAAAAAACTTTTTGTCTTTTGGGACTAAAAACTGAAAAATACTATTTAATGACATCTTATTATTATTTTATGGGCAAAATTAATTCTTTATTTTATCTTAATGTTAAGCTATTGTTAACAAATCATCTTCGATCTGAAAACTATTTAAAAAAGACACTGTTTTCTCAATATCATAATGTAAAATTCTGTCTTCTGTAACAAACGGAACTTCTTCTCTGTAAGATTTAAGAAACATTTCAATAAAATCACTTGATTTTAGTGGGTTTCTATAAGCTATAGCCTGTGAAGCATTCATTAATTCGATTGCTAATATGCGTTCTAAATTATCCATAACACGCAATGCTTTTGTTGCACCATTAGCTCCCATGCTTACATGGTCTTCCTGTCCGTTACTTGAAACTATACTGTCAATACTTGAAGGAGTCGCTAATTGTTTGTTCTGACTCGCGATACTCGCCGCAGTGTATTGTGGAATCATAAACCCTGAATTTAAACCTGGATTATCAACAAGGAATGCAGGAAGGTTACGCAATCCCGATATCAATTGGTACGTTCTACGTTCTGATATACTCCCTAATTCGGCTAATGCAATCGCCATAAAATCCAATGCCAATGCCAATGGTTGCCCATGGAAATTTCCTCCTGAGATAATTTGGTCACTTTCGATAAAAATATTTGGATTATCTGTAACCGAATTAATTTCAGTTTTAAATACTTTATGGACATAATCAATCGCATCTTTTGATGCACCGTGAACTTGAGGAATACAACGGAAAGAGTAAGGATCCTGTACGTGAATTTTAGCCTGCTCAATGATTTCGCTTCCTTCAAGGAAACCTTTTACACGATTTGCAGTTACAATTTGACCTTTATGAGGGCGAATAAAATGAATCAATTCATTAAACGGCTCAATACGACCGTCAAATCCTTCTAATGAAATAGACCCGATTAAATCCGCTAAGTAAGAGAATTTGCTGGCTTTCATTAAAATATGAGCACCATAAGCACTCATAAATTGTGTTCCATTCAATAATGCCAAACCTTCTTTGGATTGCAAAACAATTGGTTCCCAATTAAAGTGTTTCATCACTACGCTAGAATGCACTTTTTTTCCTTCAAAAAACACTTCCCCTTCTCCTAACAAAGGCAAAGACAAATGAGCTAAGGGAGCTAAATCTCCAGAAGCCCCAAGTGAACCTTGTGTATATATTATAGGTAGGATGTCATTGTTATAGAAAGCAACCAAACGTTCAACTGTTTGCAATTGAATTCCAGAATGTCCGTAGCTTAAAGATTGAATCTTTAGCAACAACATTAATTTCACTATTTCGTTTGGCACTTCTTCACCCGTACCACAAGAATGTGATTTCACCAAGTTTTCTTGAAGTTGTGACAGGTTTTCATTTGAAATTTTCACGTTGCATAACGATCCAAAACCAGTATTTATACCATAAATAGGATCTGAATGTGAAGCCATTTTTTTATCTAAATATTCCCTGCATTTTTGAATATTTACCTTTGCTTCTTCTGATAATTCTATTTTTTTATGATGCGCAATAATTTCCTGTACTATTTCTAAAGAAAGTACTTCTGTACTTATATAATGTGTATTATCCATTTTCTATTGAATTTGAGGAGTCAAAATTCAATAAACCAATATTAAAAAACAACTTTTGTTGATAATAATTTAAATCTTGGCACATTAACAATTCTAAAATCACATTTAAATCAAGGTGGGGAATCTTCAATAATTCAATCAAATACTAGTTTAAATATGAAGTTCAGATTTAGATATTAAAATAAAATTAATTCACACACCCCATTAACTACCTGCAAACCAAACCCGAAATGAGTCGGATTTCAGTATTTAATTCGTTCTTTCAAACATCAAAGCTGTTTTTTCTAGTTTCGAAATCAATAATAAATATTGAATTTTCCTTTAAAATGGCTATTTAATGAGAAAACATTAATTACTGATTAAAATCACCCTTATTATTAAAATATTCGCAAAAAAGAAACAAAAGCTTTTGTTCCTTATAAATAATTGTATTTTTGGAAAACAATAATG includes the following:
- the rimK gene encoding 30S ribosomal protein S6--L-glutamate ligase, whose translation is MTQNKVILGSEEWCSFPELGIPIIKARVDSGAKTSALHAINIAPFIKNEANWVKFDINPIQNNLKTIIHCEAPLIDKRIVKSSSGFREQRYVIQTSLKIGDSNWPIEMTLTNRDSMGFRMLLGREAMSGRVLVDPEQKYLLDQPTPDAIKELYLNSEKASSGLRIGLLASNPNLYSNKRIMEAGEMRGHEMHFLNIKECYMKLDAETPEIHYRGGIILNQFDAIIPRIRPSITFYGCALTRQFEALKVFCLNSASAITQSRDKLYSLQLLLNSGIGIPTTGFANSPLDTNDLIKMVGGSPLIIKLLEGTQGKGVVLAETKKAAESVINAFKSLNANILVQEFIKEANGKDIRCFVIDGKVVASIQREAMPGEFRANIHLGGTASVIKATSEEKRIAIKAAKAMDLKVAGVDIIRSSKGPLLLEVNSSPGLEGIEGATNKDIAGEMIKAIEKNFKLK
- a CDS encoding inorganic phosphate transporter; amino-acid sequence: MEFTLLLVIIVLALIFDYINGFHDAANAIATVVATKVLSPFQAVLWAAFFNFLAYWVFGFGVADTVAKTAHTMDINLVVILAGVIAAICWNLLTWWLGIPSSSSHTLIGGFAGAAIAHAGFGVVSWYKEGKDGGMPSGVLIIIAFIVLAPLVGALISYLISLWLLHSSKKSIYPKLFTMSLMALTIWFVESQMKYYDVIEKPRFDSPFWSVVFESHNIKWFLVAFIVLSVSTFCLIFSSLNLNQATAWLKKMQLLSSAAFSLGHGGNDSQKVMGIIAAAVAVYIHTTGVAQESLPAWLDVVLPKDDIAGKMPGWIPLACYSAIAAGTLSGGWKIVKTMGSKITKVTSFEGVAAETAGALTLYFTEHLKIPVSTTHTITGSIIGVGMTKRVSAVRWGVTVSLLWAWVLTIPISALLAALLYYILSVFI
- the gyrA gene encoding DNA gyrase subunit A — protein: MSEGEKLIPINIEDEMKTAYIDYSMSVIVSRALPDVRDGLKPVHRRVLFGMHDLGVNSRSAHKKSARIVGEVLGKYHPHGDTSVYDAMVRMAQEWSMRYLLIDGQGNFGSVDGDSPAAMRYTEARMRKISEEILADIDKETVDFKLNFDDTLEEPTVMPTRVPTLLINGATGIAVGMATNMPPHNLTEVINGTLAFMDNNDIEIDELMTHIKAPDFPTGGIIYGYEGVREAFKTGRGRIVMRAKVGFEEVDGRECIIVTEIPYQVNKADMIKRTADLVNDKKIEGIANIRDESDRNGMRIVYILKRDATPNVVLNTLYKYTQLQSSFSVNNIAIVKGRPQMLNLKDLIHYFIEHRHDVVTRRTQFELKKAEARAHILEGLIIASDNIDEVIALIKASKSTEEARDKLIERFNLSDIQSRAIVEMRLRQLTGLEQDKLRSEYDEIMKLIEHLRALLADVNLRIALIKEELVEIRDKYGDERRSKIEYSGGDVSIEDLIADENVVITISHAGYIKRTNLTEYKTQNRGGVGQKSAGTRDQDFLEHMFVATNHQYMMFFTQKGKCFWMRVFEIPEGSKTAKGRAIQNLVNIESDDKVKAFICTQDLKDKDYINSHNLIMVTKKGQVKKTSLEKYSKPRVNGVAAITIKEGDELLEAKLTNGESQIILAVKSGKLVRFEETKTRPMGRTASGVRGITLKDDTDEVIGMVTVNDMNSEILVVAENGYGKRSSLDEYRITNRGGKGVKTLNITEKTGSLISINAVTDADDLMIINKSGLTIRMAVEDLRVMGRATQGVKLINIKGKDSIAAVTKVMKDDAEEEVEVDEDGNVIASETIERVKPVLEVLEDEGGEDDDDEDDSEEEEIEDDSDEDDSDDEA
- a CDS encoding ATP-dependent Clp protease ATP-binding subunit; this translates as MDDNFSPRVKDVITYSKEEALRLGHDFIGTEHLMLGILRDGNGKAIQILNNLSVDLDHLRRKVEILSPANHGVELNTEKKNLHLTRQAERALKTTFLEAKVFQSTSISTAHLLLCILRNENDPTTKLLNKLKIDYDVAKEQYINMTPSEEEFLENLPRASDSYNDDPGQDDSLKEGNFNNPANKSNKKSKTPVLDNFGRDLTEMAEEGKLDPVVGREKEIERVCQILSRRKKNNPLLIGEPGVGKSAIAEGLALRIVQKKVSRILFNKRVVTLDLASLVAGTKYRGQFEERMKAVMNELEKNDDIILFIDEIHTIVGAGGATGSLDASNMFKPALSRGEIQCIGATTLDEYRQYIEKDGALERRFQKIIVEPTSVDETITILNNIKNKYEDHHNVTYTDEAIEACVKLTNRYMSERFLPDKAIDALDEAGSRVHITNIEVPKQILDLERQLEDIRELKNVVVKKQKYEEAAKLRDDEKRIEKDLAIAQEQWEEDAKSNRIQVTEDNVADVVSMMTGIPVNRIAQTESNKLAHLPQLIENKVIGQKEAVLKIARSIQRNRAGLKDPNRPIGSFIFLGQTGVGKTQLAKVLAKELFDSEDALVRIDMSEYMEKFAISRLVGAPPGYVGYEEGGQLTEKVRRKPYCVVLLDEIEKAHPDVFNMLLQVLDDGYLTDSLGRKIDFKNTIIIMTSNVGARQLKDFGQGVGFGTAAKVAQADDNSKSIIENALKKTFAPEFLNRIDDVIVFNALEKEHIDLIIEIELEKLILRVSDLGYKLNLSDKAKAYIAEKGFDKQFGARPLKRAIQKYVEDTLAEEIITSKINIGDEIFMDIEDGASELNVNIKKADETAS
- a CDS encoding DUF47 domain-containing protein, producing MSLNSIFQFLVPKDKKFFPLFEEASSNLIELASNLHEAVNLPLKEREVLFQKIDVLEQKGEDITRQTNLELSRNFITPFDREDIHALITSIDNVADNLHGAASRMKLYHVDKITKSIRKLTEINLEACQNIDVAVKELKNFKNIKNITDACARISKLENKSDNVCNKALFEIFENETDAKVIIKYKEVLSVLETATDKCKSVANVLESIAVKHS
- the hutH gene encoding histidine ammonia-lyase, whose amino-acid sequence is MDNTHYISTEVLSLEIVQEIIAHHKKIELSEEAKVNIQKCREYLDKKMASHSDPIYGINTGFGSLCNVKISNENLSQLQENLVKSHSCGTGEEVPNEIVKLMLLLKIQSLSYGHSGIQLQTVERLVAFYNNDILPIIYTQGSLGASGDLAPLAHLSLPLLGEGEVFFEGKKVHSSVVMKHFNWEPIVLQSKEGLALLNGTQFMSAYGAHILMKASKFSYLADLIGSISLEGFDGRIEPFNELIHFIRPHKGQIVTANRVKGFLEGSEIIEQAKIHVQDPYSFRCIPQVHGASKDAIDYVHKVFKTEINSVTDNPNIFIESDQIISGGNFHGQPLALALDFMAIALAELGSISERRTYQLISGLRNLPAFLVDNPGLNSGFMIPQYTAASIASQNKQLATPSSIDSIVSSNGQEDHVSMGANGATKALRVMDNLERILAIELMNASQAIAYRNPLKSSDFIEMFLKSYREEVPFVTEDRILHYDIEKTVSFLNSFQIEDDLLTIA